The nucleotide window ATGGAGCCTGCTTTACAAGGAAGCCCTTCGGCATTGTTTTGCGATTCCTGGGAAGTGGAAACCAGGAGGATATGGACCCATGGTTTTGATTCTGCGTTCCTGCATTGTTATGGCTATGATATCAAGCCTTACATGATGGATATCCTTAAGCCTGAGTATTTTCAGGAAAGGTATGATTATATGAAACTGGTTAGCGAATACGTGATCGGGAATTTCTATATCCCTTTCACTGAAAAGGCTCACGAGCTTGGAGCATTCAGCAGGGCTCAATGTGCAGGATCCCCGGCTGACCTGATTGCAGCCTACTCCATAATTGATGTACCTGAAACAGAAGCAATGCTCTACAACCCTGATTTTTCAAGGATTGTTGCTTCCGCGGCTGCCCTTTCCGGTAAAAACGTTGTTTCTTCGGAAACATTTACCTGTATTTATGGATGGCCACGGAATCATATGTTTGAGGAAGATATCCTGGATCTGAAACTTGTTGCTGATGCTCTTTTTGCCAATGGAACCAATCAAATTATATGGCACGGATTGCCCTATAATCCCATTGAAATTGATACAATATTTTTTTATGCGACAGTTCATGCCGGGAAAAACGGGTCACTCGAAAAACATCTGAAACCCTTCAACCAATATCTCGAATTGCTTTCAAAAAATTTACGAAAGGGGAGGGTTTATTCCGATATAGCCTTATACCTTCCATTAGAAGACAACTGGATAGCGGGTGAATACGCTGATTCACTTCAAATGCCCTGGTCATGGGGAGCATATGAACTCAGGTACCTGAAAGTGCCTGAAGAGTTGAAAGGATATCAGCCGCTTTGGATCAACCGTGAATACCTTGAAAGAGCCAGGGTGGAGGATAATAAAATGATCATCGGCGAACTGGAATTTGAAGGATTATATGTCGATGTTCAATACCTTGATATTGAAACCATGACCGCCATTGCAGAACTGAAGCGCCAGGGACTACCGGTTTATTTGAAAAGAACGCCGGAAAGAGCAGGAAAATCCATTGCAGGAAAAACCACCACAGATCTTATAGTATCCATGGAAAAACCCCTGGCAGAAGAAATAATTCCATTGATTGAAGGAAAAACCATTCCTGAATTCTGGGCCAGACACAATGGTGATACCTTATGGGTGTTTTTTTCGAATCCGGAAGCATGGAATCTACAGTATCCGCTTGAATACAGGCAATCCGGCAATTCATCAACCCGGCAGTTTTCTGTTATTATAAACTGGAAGGGAAAGAGTATACCATTGGATTTACTTTTTGAACCCAACCAATCATTGCTATTTCAAATTAACGATAACAAAGTTAAATCCCTCTGCATTGGTTTCAATCCCTGAAATTCCCTTGTAAAAATTGAAAATCCTTTCCTGGCTATTTATTGGTAAATACTTTCCCCTGTCCATTTAATTGAATATTTTTACCATCATTTTCCAGGATATTACTATGCTTAAAAAGATCATCATTAAAGTACATAAAGTTGATAAATACAGAGAAATATCAATTCTTCTCCTCTCCTTCATACTGTTTTGTTCTGGGCCGACCCTATTGGCGCAGGAGGCGGCTTTAAATAAGCCCATCGGCCATTTCAGAGAGTTTTCATTCAGTTCAAGATCTCTGGAAATAGAAGGAGACAATGGACAGATTATACTTACACATTATGCTCCGGACATTATCAGGGTTCGGGTATCCGATGCAAACATCAATGACTGGAAATCGTATGCGGTCATACTGGAACCTTCCGGTGAATTCCAGTTCCGTTTCAACAGCAAGGTTTTGATCCTGACAACCGATTCTTTAAAAATAGAAATAGAGAAATATCCTTTACACATAAGGATATTTACCTATGATAACAAACTGGTGACAGAGCATTATTTTGGTTTAACCATATCATGGCTTGGAGGAGTCGTTTCACAGTATCACAGGCTTTTCCAGGATGAGATTTTTCTTGGTTTGGGTGACCAGCCGGGATCGCTAAACCGGCGAGGCCAATATTTTGAGAACAATGGAATTGTCGAAAGTCCTGAAAACGGCATTTCTGGATTTGGTTCTTTTATCCCCTTTTTTTTAGGGATTCACGATAGCCTCACTTATGGAATCTTTTTGGATCACACAGGACGAAGCAGCTTTAATTTTGGTGCCGGCACCGATGATCAATATTACAGTTTCTCCTCCTCCGATGGTACCCTGGATTATTATTTCATCTGGGGAAAATCCGTAAAAAGCATCCTAAGCAAGTTCACTGCGCTGACAGGAAAAATGGAGATGCCTCCTCTGTGGGCTTTGGGATACCATCATAGTCGTCAAGGTTATAGCAGTAACCAGCAGGTTATTCGAACTGCTGAAGAATTCAGGGAAAAAGGATTCCCCGCTGATATATACTGCCTTGACATGTTTTCTACCAGGGATTTTGAAGTGTTTACCTGGGATCCAAAAAGATTTGACCACCCATCGGTATTAACAGGTACTCTGAAAGATGCTGGATTCAGAACATCCATGCAGGTTGATGCCGGAGTAAGGATAAATCCAGGTTTTGATATCTATCAGGATGGAATAAACCATGATCATTTTATTAAGTATCCCGGAGGCTTGCCATACACGGGAAATACAAAAGCAGGCAGATGCCATTTCCCCGATCTGACTAATAGAGAAACCTATTCATGGTGGAAAGGACATTTTAAGTCATTGGCCGATGCAGGTGTCCGCAGTATCTGTTTCGATCCGAATACTAAAATAGTAAGACAAATGGGAGGTATTCCTGATATCATCGAGCTCGATGGCGATGGTACAACAACAAGTATGATGAAAGTCAGGAACCTTTATTATCTGATGATGGCCAGCTCTGCATACGAAGCAATGAAAACCCATCTTAAAAATGAAAGGTCATTGGTACTTGCCCATAATGCTTACGCAGGAATACAAAGATATGCTGCTACATGGAATGGATTCATCTTACCTGGAGAAGATATTATGCTTGAAGGCGTAAGAAGGATTTGCAGTATGGGATTAAGCGGGGTACCGCTTTGCGGTAGTGATATCGGCGGATCATCAGGGATTGTTTCTCCTTCGCTCTACTTGCGATGGTTAAATATCGCCATTTACAATCCTATCTTTATCAATACCTTCGATGCCGATGCACCTGAACAAATGCCCTGGAGTTATGGTGAAAAAACTGAAGCTATAGCGCGGAATATTTTCAATAAACGATATTCTCTTCTTCCTTATATCTATTCCTCCCTTTATGAATCTAATCAATCAGGAATACCTCTGGCAAGGAGCCTGGCCATTGAATACCCTTTTGATCTTACTATTTATGCCAAATCTTTCGAAAACCAATTTCAATTAGGAAAGAACTTACTTATTATTCCGGCATACAGTGACGAGAAAATTACCCGGGTCTACCTACCAGAAGGCAATTGGTTCTTTGCCAATAATGACCGTTATTATACAGGACCTTGTGAAATTATGGTAGCTTGTCCGGTTGACAGCATCCCGGTTTTTGTCAGAGAAGGTAGTATTATCCCAATGCAGAGCCCGGTAATTTCCTGTCTGGATTCTCCCTCTGACACTTTATCTATCCATATTTATGCAGGAAACAATCAAAACAGCTTTACTTATTATGAAGATGACGGTTATTCCTATAATTACCAGAAAGGGAATTATTATAAAAGAATCATCGATTTTAATCCGCATGAGAGGTTGTTACATTTTCACAAATCTACCGGAACCTATTCATCCAGGTTTAAAAAGCTAAAACTTGTTTTTCATGGTTTTGTAAAGACAGTATGGATGGAAATTAATTTAAGCAAACATGATGTTATAACCGAGAATAACCTGCAAATAATAATTCTGGATAATTTACAGGATGATATATATCTGAGATGGTAAGTCTGTGTATATTCCTGTTATTGTGATTATTATTAATTTATGTTATTTCTAACATATATTTTATTAATCCTTCAATTAATAAAATAAAATGATTAACACTTATTTAATCTGTAAATTTACGCTAAACCTAATATTCTGAACAATGAAACAACGTTTGCTCCTTTTTATTACCATGCTGTTTTTCCTGTCGTTCCAAACTACAGGACAGAATTCCAAGATATCATTGGAAACAAAGCGGCTATTAAAAGAATACAAGAAGCTGGAAAAATTACAGGACAAGTATGAAATCCAGTTAGAGAAGATCCTCAATGATTTTCCATTGGAAAAATCGGGAAATGATTTCATGATTGGAGTTATAATAAAGGTAAATCAGGATATCCAGGAAGAATCCCTTAAGAATCTGGATGCTCAGATCAATACGAAGGCAGGGAATATATGGACCATGAGAATTCCGGTGAAAAACATTTCTAAATTAGAAGAGATACAAGGGATTGAGTACATTCAAGCGGACAGTAAGATAAAAAAAAAGTTAGATAATGCCAGGCAGGAAACTTCGGTAAATCAGGTACATACAGGAACTGGCCTCAGTCAGGCCTACCTTGGAACCGGAGTTATAATCGGGGTTGTTGATTTTGGTTTTGATTATACACATCCAACTTTTTGGGATCTACTGGGGCAAAATCTTCGCTTAACCCGAGCCTGGAACATGACTGACAACTCAGGATCTCCCCCATCTCCGTTCAATTATGGATCAGAGATTGTCGGTGCGCAGGCATTGTTTGCCGCAATGTATTCAGCTACAGACGGATCACATGGAACCCATGTTGCCGGAATTGCCGGAGGTTCAGGATATGCAACAGAGGGATATTTTACCGGGGTAGCCCCCAACAGTGAATTGGTTTTCGTTCAGCTTGGAGGAGGTCAATCTGCGGTGATTGACGCAGTGAGTTATATTTTCTCCTACGCCCAATCTGTCGGTAAGCCAGCAGTTATCAATATGAGTCTGGGAACCCATATTGGACCGCATGATGGGACTTCTGTTCAGGATCAGGCCTTTAACGGTCTTACCGGTCCGGGAAAGATACTGGTGGGTGCAGCCGGGAATGAAGGAGGCACTCCCATGCATGCTTCTCAGGTATTTCCTATACAGGGCGGGCAAAATAACCCGGAAGTCATAGTTTATTTTGAAGAATCGCAGGCCAACACCGGAAGCGGACTTCTGGATATATGGGGTATGCCGAATACTTCTATTACGCTTGCTGTTAATGTTTTGGACTTAATCGGCAACTATATCGATTACACTGACTATTTGCAATCGG belongs to Bacteroidota bacterium and includes:
- a CDS encoding S8 family peptidase produces the protein MKQRLLLFITMLFFLSFQTTGQNSKISLETKRLLKEYKKLEKLQDKYEIQLEKILNDFPLEKSGNDFMIGVIIKVNQDIQEESLKNLDAQINTKAGNIWTMRIPVKNISKLEEIQGIEYIQADSKIKKKLDNARQETSVNQVHTGTGLSQAYLGTGVIIGVVDFGFDYTHPTFWDLLGQNLRLTRAWNMTDNSGSPPSPFNYGSEIVGAQALFAAMYSATDGSHGTHVAGIAGGSGYATEGYFTGVAPNSELVFVQLGGGQSAVIDAVSYIFSYAQSVGKPAVINMSLGTHIGPHDGTSVQDQAFNGLTGPGKILVGAAGNEGGTPMHASQVFPIQGGQNNPEVIVYFEESQANTGSGLLDIWGMPNTSITLAVNVLDLIGNYIDYTDYLQSANEPEISVNLSGVLVEAMGEASSITNNRPHFLVYIENTNPNFVTTIELKDDNGVANTIHIWNHGHGHGAPLTNNFPGIGVINGWMNGNTDYTVGEIGGTASGVITAGAYTTKNNYINLNGQTQVIPFYTELGAIAPFSSHGPTLDGRVKPDVASPGNVIISSVNSYDANYGPSNPEVAVQLTDGSHYWYFASMQGTSMASPFTAGVTALMLEARPSLTPHNVRTLFYQTSRSDGFTGTIPFGGSNIWGSGKIQAYNAVVLAVNFNGTDDIRLENSLLVYPNPARKYTTITIPPYWEDPSYVEIIDSRGQIVNSFFTESELLQINLEDCQPGLYLLRASSGGKTVYSKVIVE
- a CDS encoding DUF5110 domain-containing protein; its protein translation is MLKKIIIKVHKVDKYREISILLLSFILFCSGPTLLAQEAALNKPIGHFREFSFSSRSLEIEGDNGQIILTHYAPDIIRVRVSDANINDWKSYAVILEPSGEFQFRFNSKVLILTTDSLKIEIEKYPLHIRIFTYDNKLVTEHYFGLTISWLGGVVSQYHRLFQDEIFLGLGDQPGSLNRRGQYFENNGIVESPENGISGFGSFIPFFLGIHDSLTYGIFLDHTGRSSFNFGAGTDDQYYSFSSSDGTLDYYFIWGKSVKSILSKFTALTGKMEMPPLWALGYHHSRQGYSSNQQVIRTAEEFREKGFPADIYCLDMFSTRDFEVFTWDPKRFDHPSVLTGTLKDAGFRTSMQVDAGVRINPGFDIYQDGINHDHFIKYPGGLPYTGNTKAGRCHFPDLTNRETYSWWKGHFKSLADAGVRSICFDPNTKIVRQMGGIPDIIELDGDGTTTSMMKVRNLYYLMMASSAYEAMKTHLKNERSLVLAHNAYAGIQRYAATWNGFILPGEDIMLEGVRRICSMGLSGVPLCGSDIGGSSGIVSPSLYLRWLNIAIYNPIFINTFDADAPEQMPWSYGEKTEAIARNIFNKRYSLLPYIYSSLYESNQSGIPLARSLAIEYPFDLTIYAKSFENQFQLGKNLLIIPAYSDEKITRVYLPEGNWFFANNDRYYTGPCEIMVACPVDSIPVFVREGSIIPMQSPVISCLDSPSDTLSIHIYAGNNQNSFTYYEDDGYSYNYQKGNYYKRIIDFNPHERLLHFHKSTGTYSSRFKKLKLVFHGFVKTVWMEINLSKHDVITENNLQIIILDNLQDDIYLRW